From the Oleiharenicola lentus genome, one window contains:
- the kdpC gene encoding K(+)-transporting ATPase subunit C: MKTFFSSLRLLGVLTLLTGLLYPLAVWAVGQAFFRDAAEGSQLHREGRLVGSALLAQKTTDPRYFWSRPSAGDYATVASGASNQAWSNAKLAAAIAERRAAHGGAAALPADLLTGSGGGLDPHLSPAAVIAQKDRVAQARHLNAAQRIALNDLVARHIEGGQFTPARVNILRLNLALDTAFPSP, encoded by the coding sequence ATGAAAACCTTCTTCTCCAGCCTGCGCCTCCTCGGCGTCCTCACGCTCCTGACCGGGCTGCTCTATCCGCTCGCCGTGTGGGCCGTCGGGCAGGCTTTCTTCCGCGATGCGGCGGAAGGCTCGCAACTCCATCGCGAGGGTCGGCTCGTCGGTTCGGCCCTGCTCGCGCAAAAGACCACCGATCCGCGCTACTTCTGGTCTCGTCCTTCCGCCGGCGACTACGCGACGGTCGCCTCCGGGGCCAGCAACCAGGCTTGGAGCAATGCCAAGCTCGCCGCCGCCATCGCCGAGCGCCGGGCCGCCCACGGCGGTGCCGCCGCCCTGCCCGCGGATCTCCTCACCGGCAGCGGCGGCGGACTCGATCCACACCTCTCGCCCGCCGCCGTCATCGCGCAAAAGGACCGGGTCGCCCAAGCGCGACACCTGAATGCGGCCCAACGGATTGCACTCAACGATCTCGTTGCGCGCCACATCGAAGGCGGACAATTTACTCCGGCTCGCGTCAACATTCTGCGCCTCAATCTCGCCCTCGACACCGCCTTCCCGTCGCCGTGA
- the kdpB gene encoding potassium-transporting ATPase subunit KdpB, with the protein MKPSASSWNSSLIRRAALDAFRKLDPRELWRNPVIFVTTLGAVLVTLTAVRDLFAGVLTGFTLQITLWLWFTVLFATFAEALAEGRGKAQADSLKRARAQTFARLLRGDHEERVAAPDLRRGDIVVCEARDIIPADGEVIEGIASVDESAITGESAPVVRESGGDRSAVTGGTRVLSDRIIVRVTVEPGGGFLDRMIGLVEGASRQRTPNEIALGILLVALTAVFLLVVATLPFFARFSEQLAGQPGAVDTSLPVLVSLFVCLIPTTIGGLLSAIGISGIDRLIRRNVIATSGRAVEAAGDIDVLLLDKTGTITLGNRQAVEFLPAPGIAAERLASAAQLASLADETPEGRSIVVLAKEKFKLREREVAAPHATFVPFAAQTRMSGVDLDGRSTRKGAADSVRTWVNAQGGVWPDEVAATVERIAKAGGTPLVVAEDRAVLGVIYLKDVVKGGIKERFAELRRMGIRTVMITGDNPLTAAAIAAEAGVDDFLAQATPEMKLARIRHEQAQGRLVAMTGDGTNDAPALAQADVGVAMNTGTQAAREAGNMVDLDSNPTKLIEIVEIGKQLLMTRGSLTTFSIANDVAKYFAIIPAMFAGLYAVSGGAGPLAALDLMGLHSPQSAILSAVVFNALIIIALVPLALRGVAYRALPAADLLRRNLLVYGVGGLVAPFLGIKLIDLALVTAGLV; encoded by the coding sequence ATGAAACCTTCCGCCTCCAGCTGGAACTCCTCCCTGATCCGTCGCGCCGCGCTCGACGCTTTTCGCAAGCTCGATCCGCGCGAACTCTGGCGCAACCCGGTCATCTTCGTCACAACGCTCGGTGCCGTCCTGGTCACGCTGACCGCCGTGCGCGACCTGTTCGCCGGCGTGCTTACCGGTTTCACGCTCCAGATCACGCTCTGGCTCTGGTTCACCGTGCTCTTCGCCACCTTCGCCGAGGCGCTGGCCGAGGGCCGCGGCAAGGCCCAGGCCGACTCACTCAAACGCGCCCGCGCCCAGACTTTCGCCCGGCTACTGCGCGGCGACCACGAGGAGCGCGTCGCCGCCCCCGACCTGCGCCGGGGCGACATCGTCGTGTGCGAGGCGCGCGACATCATCCCCGCCGACGGCGAGGTCATCGAGGGCATCGCCAGTGTCGACGAATCCGCCATCACCGGCGAATCGGCCCCGGTCGTCCGCGAAAGCGGCGGCGACCGCAGCGCCGTCACCGGCGGCACCCGCGTGCTTAGCGACCGCATCATCGTCCGTGTCACGGTCGAGCCCGGCGGCGGGTTCCTCGACCGCATGATCGGCCTCGTCGAGGGCGCGTCACGCCAGCGCACGCCCAACGAAATCGCCCTCGGCATCCTCCTTGTCGCGCTTACGGCGGTGTTCCTGCTCGTGGTCGCCACCCTGCCCTTCTTCGCCCGCTTCAGCGAGCAACTCGCCGGACAACCCGGCGCCGTGGACACCTCCCTGCCTGTGCTGGTCTCGCTGTTCGTCTGCCTGATCCCGACGACCATCGGCGGCTTGCTCAGCGCCATCGGCATCAGCGGCATCGACCGCCTCATCCGCCGCAACGTCATCGCCACCTCCGGCCGCGCCGTCGAGGCGGCGGGTGACATCGACGTGCTGCTGCTCGACAAGACCGGCACCATCACGCTCGGCAACCGCCAGGCCGTCGAGTTCCTGCCCGCACCGGGCATCGCCGCCGAGCGCCTGGCCTCGGCCGCCCAACTCGCCTCTCTGGCCGACGAAACCCCCGAGGGCCGCAGCATCGTTGTGCTCGCCAAGGAGAAATTCAAACTGCGTGAGAGGGAGGTCGCGGCCCCACACGCCACCTTCGTGCCCTTCGCGGCCCAAACCCGCATGAGCGGCGTGGATCTCGACGGGCGCAGCACTCGCAAGGGCGCCGCCGACAGCGTCCGTACCTGGGTGAACGCCCAGGGCGGCGTCTGGCCCGACGAGGTCGCCGCCACCGTGGAGCGCATCGCCAAAGCCGGCGGCACGCCGCTCGTCGTGGCGGAGGACCGCGCCGTGCTCGGCGTCATCTATCTCAAGGACGTTGTGAAGGGCGGCATCAAGGAGCGCTTCGCCGAGCTCCGTCGCATGGGCATCCGCACGGTGATGATCACCGGCGACAACCCGCTGACCGCCGCCGCCATCGCGGCCGAGGCCGGCGTGGATGACTTTCTCGCCCAGGCCACGCCCGAGATGAAACTCGCGCGCATCCGCCACGAACAGGCCCAGGGCCGGCTCGTGGCCATGACCGGTGACGGCACCAACGACGCCCCCGCCCTCGCCCAGGCCGACGTTGGCGTCGCCATGAATACCGGCACGCAGGCCGCGCGCGAGGCCGGCAACATGGTGGATCTCGACTCCAACCCCACCAAGCTGATCGAGATCGTCGAGATCGGCAAACAGCTGCTCATGACCCGCGGCTCGCTCACGACGTTCTCCATCGCCAACGACGTGGCGAAATACTTCGCCATCATCCCCGCGATGTTCGCGGGGCTCTACGCCGTCTCCGGCGGCGCCGGTCCGCTGGCCGCCCTCGACCTGATGGGCCTGCACTCGCCGCAGAGCGCCATCCTCAGCGCCGTCGTTTTCAACGCGCTCATCATCATCGCCCTCGTGCCGCTCGCCCTGCGCGGCGTCGCCTACCGCGCGCTGCCCGCCGCCGACCTGCTCCGGCGCAACCTGCTGGTCTATGGTGTGGGCGGACTGGTCGCGCCGTTCCTCGGCATCAAGCTCATCGACCTCGCGCTCGTCACCGCCGGTCTCGTCTGA
- the kdpA gene encoding potassium-transporting ATPase subunit KdpA, giving the protein MNSADFTYLALYLVALLAVTVPLGRWVAAVLRGEPLPGLRWCTPLERSLYRLAGVDAQADMTWRSYAVALVIFNLLGGAVILALQLAQARLPLNPQNFGPVPLGVAVNTAVSFLTNTNWQAYSGEASLSYLTQMAGLGVQNFLSAATGLAVMAALARGLSRKAAAGLGNFWTDVVRSTIYVLLPLSFVLAVVLVSEGVVQSFAAYPFATTLAGQEQVIPLGPAASQVAIKQLGTNGGGFFGLNSAHPFENPTPLSNFLQMLALLALPAACVYAYGLLVGARRHAWVVYGVMTAFFVGALGLSLWSEYAAPGSAALALEGKEVRFGITPSVLWANATTAASNGSVNAMHSSLSPLAGGLALFNMLLGEIIFGGVGSGLYGMVMLIVLTVFLAGLMVGRTPEYLGKKIEAFEVRMAALAVLLPCAGVLLGCAVSFATEAGRAAVGNAGPHALTEILYAWGSMTNNNGSAFGSLTASGDLYTWGGALAMVLGRFGVIIPVLALAGGLAAKKTVPASSGTFPTDGPLFAVLLAGVMLIVAALTYFPALTLGPVLEHLLLAAGRTF; this is encoded by the coding sequence ATGAATTCCGCGGATTTCACCTATCTCGCCCTCTACCTTGTCGCCCTGCTCGCCGTGACCGTCCCGCTCGGACGCTGGGTGGCCGCCGTGCTGCGCGGCGAACCGCTCCCGGGTTTGCGCTGGTGCACACCGCTCGAACGGAGCCTCTACCGCCTCGCCGGCGTGGACGCCCAGGCCGACATGACCTGGCGCAGCTACGCCGTCGCCCTCGTGATTTTCAACCTGCTCGGCGGCGCCGTGATCCTCGCGCTCCAACTCGCGCAAGCCCGCCTGCCGCTCAATCCGCAAAATTTCGGACCGGTGCCGTTGGGCGTGGCCGTCAATACCGCCGTCTCGTTCCTGACCAACACCAACTGGCAGGCCTACTCGGGCGAGGCTTCGCTCAGCTACCTGACGCAGATGGCCGGCCTCGGCGTGCAGAATTTCCTCAGCGCCGCCACCGGTCTGGCCGTGATGGCCGCACTGGCCCGCGGCCTGAGCCGCAAGGCGGCCGCCGGTCTCGGCAACTTCTGGACCGACGTCGTGCGCTCCACGATTTACGTGCTGCTGCCCCTGTCCTTTGTTCTCGCCGTGGTCTTGGTTTCCGAGGGCGTCGTCCAGTCGTTCGCCGCCTATCCTTTCGCCACGACGCTTGCCGGCCAGGAGCAGGTCATTCCGCTCGGCCCGGCGGCCTCGCAGGTCGCCATCAAACAGCTCGGCACCAACGGCGGCGGCTTTTTCGGCCTGAACTCCGCCCACCCTTTCGAGAATCCGACCCCGCTCTCCAATTTCCTGCAAATGCTGGCCCTCCTGGCCCTGCCTGCGGCCTGCGTGTATGCCTACGGCCTGCTGGTCGGTGCGCGCCGCCACGCGTGGGTGGTATATGGCGTGATGACCGCCTTCTTCGTCGGCGCGCTCGGCCTGTCGCTGTGGAGCGAATACGCCGCCCCGGGTTCCGCCGCGCTCGCGCTGGAGGGCAAGGAAGTGCGCTTCGGCATCACGCCCTCGGTGCTCTGGGCCAACGCGACCACCGCCGCCTCCAACGGCTCGGTCAACGCCATGCACTCGTCGCTCTCGCCGCTGGCCGGCGGCCTTGCGCTGTTCAACATGCTGCTTGGCGAAATCATCTTCGGCGGTGTCGGCTCCGGCCTCTACGGCATGGTGATGCTGATCGTCCTGACGGTTTTTCTCGCCGGCCTGATGGTTGGCCGCACGCCCGAGTATCTCGGCAAGAAGATCGAGGCCTTCGAGGTGCGGATGGCCGCCCTCGCGGTGCTGCTGCCCTGCGCGGGCGTGCTGCTGGGCTGTGCCGTGTCGTTCGCCACCGAAGCCGGCCGCGCGGCTGTCGGCAATGCCGGCCCCCATGCCCTGACGGAGATCCTCTACGCCTGGGGTTCGATGACCAACAACAACGGCTCGGCCTTCGGCAGTCTCACGGCCTCCGGCGATCTCTACACCTGGGGCGGAGCGCTCGCCATGGTGCTGGGACGCTTCGGCGTCATCATCCCTGTGCTCGCCCTCGCGGGCGGGCTGGCGGCAAAGAAAACCGTGCCCGCCTCCAGCGGCACCTTCCCGACCGACGGCCCGCTCTTTGCCGTCCTCCTTGCCGGCGTCATGCTCATCGTCGCCGCCTTGACCTATTTCCCGGCCCTGACCCTCGGACCCGTGCTCGAGCACCTTCTGCTCGCCGCCGGTCGCACGTTTTGA
- a CDS encoding DEAD/DEAH box helicase: MEKRPFSELGLSPDILKAVDKMGFEEASPIQTAVIPHALTGRDVVGQSATGSGKTAAFAIPAIEKVDVTLKKVQVLVLCPTRELAVQVAEECGKLGSFKRGLMEVPIYGGQSYERQFRALAAGAQVVIGTPGRVMDHMERGTLRLDTLKVVVLDEADRMLDMGFRDDIERILSAVPETRQCLFFSATMPRGIQELIKRYTRDPEWVKIEAHAQNAPKVEQIYFEVDRRSKIEVLTRLIDLHDFRFGIIFCSTKIMVDELDEHLHARGYSVDRLHGDITQAQRTRVMDKFRRRGFEFLIATDVAARGLDVDDLEVVFNFDLPNDAEDYTHRIGRTGRAGKTGMAFTFVSGREIYKLQGMVHYARLKIRRERVPSLDEVEEAKGNVFFEKLRATLEEKKFKSHDQMVDRLLEMGYTSTDIASALIHLMGGDTAEPVKKTAKVRAEHIAANEAPTDRGQSAAPRVAEPSPARRDAGPPARTETSKPVPSGDKFAAQKRTYDRKPRTGREPGFTVVSFNVGRQQLVTPADLVGKIAGVTRLPANTVGAIDIHEDYTHVDVACEHAELVVAKLAGIRIKNQSLKLSIVPATGA, from the coding sequence ATGGAAAAACGTCCGTTCAGCGAACTGGGCCTCTCGCCCGATATTTTGAAGGCGGTGGACAAGATGGGCTTCGAGGAAGCCTCGCCCATCCAGACCGCGGTCATCCCGCATGCCCTCACCGGACGCGATGTCGTGGGCCAGTCGGCCACGGGCTCGGGCAAGACGGCGGCCTTCGCCATCCCGGCGATCGAGAAAGTGGACGTGACGTTGAAGAAGGTGCAGGTGCTTGTGCTTTGCCCGACGCGCGAACTGGCGGTGCAGGTGGCCGAGGAGTGCGGCAAGCTGGGGTCGTTCAAGCGCGGCCTCATGGAGGTGCCGATCTATGGCGGCCAGAGCTATGAGCGGCAGTTCCGCGCCCTGGCGGCCGGCGCGCAGGTTGTCATCGGCACGCCCGGCCGCGTGATGGATCACATGGAGCGCGGCACGCTCCGTCTCGACACGCTCAAGGTTGTCGTGCTCGACGAGGCCGACCGCATGCTCGACATGGGTTTTCGCGACGATATCGAGCGCATTCTCTCGGCCGTGCCCGAGACGCGGCAGTGCCTTTTCTTCTCCGCGACGATGCCGCGCGGCATCCAGGAGCTGATCAAGCGCTACACCCGCGACCCGGAGTGGGTGAAGATCGAGGCCCATGCGCAAAACGCACCCAAGGTGGAGCAGATCTACTTCGAGGTGGACCGCCGTTCGAAGATCGAGGTGCTCACGCGCCTGATCGACCTGCACGACTTCCGCTTCGGCATCATCTTTTGCAGCACGAAGATCATGGTGGACGAACTCGATGAGCACCTGCACGCCCGCGGCTACTCGGTGGATCGGCTCCACGGCGACATCACGCAGGCGCAGCGCACGCGCGTGATGGACAAGTTCCGCCGCCGCGGCTTCGAGTTTCTGATCGCGACCGACGTGGCGGCGCGCGGGCTCGACGTGGACGACCTCGAGGTCGTGTTCAATTTCGACCTGCCCAACGACGCCGAGGACTACACGCACCGCATCGGTCGCACCGGCCGCGCGGGCAAGACCGGCATGGCCTTTACCTTCGTGTCAGGCCGCGAGATCTACAAGCTGCAGGGCATGGTGCACTACGCCCGGCTGAAGATCCGTCGCGAGCGCGTGCCCTCGCTCGACGAGGTCGAGGAGGCCAAGGGCAACGTGTTCTTCGAGAAACTCCGCGCCACGCTGGAGGAGAAGAAGTTCAAGTCACACGACCAGATGGTGGATCGCCTGCTGGAGATGGGCTACACGAGCACGGACATCGCCTCGGCGCTGATTCACCTGATGGGTGGGGACACGGCCGAGCCGGTGAAAAAGACGGCGAAGGTGCGGGCGGAGCACATCGCGGCCAACGAGGCGCCGACGGATCGGGGCCAATCCGCGGCTCCGCGGGTCGCAGAACCGAGCCCGGCCCGCCGGGATGCGGGCCCTCCCGCCAGGACCGAGACTTCCAAGCCCGTGCCCTCAGGCGACAAGTTTGCCGCCCAGAAACGAACCTACGACCGCAAGCCGCGCACGGGGCGCGAGCCGGGCTTCACGGTGGTTTCCTTCAACGTCGGACGCCAGCAGCTCGTGACTCCCGCCGATCTCGTCGGCAAAATCGCCGGGGTCACCCGGCTGCCGGCCAACACGGTTGGAGCCATCGACATCCACGAGGACTACACCCATGTCGACGTGGCCTGCGAGCATGCCGAACTGGTGGTGGCCAAGCTGGCCGGCATTCGCATCAAGAACCAGTCGCTGAAGCTGAGCATCGTGCCGGCAACCGGCGCCTGA
- a CDS encoding cupin domain-containing protein, producing MNPGGLSPETHTAEQVITLLRLEPLAQEGGFFRREAEATARGADGRLTWSTIYFLLTPAGFSALHRLKVDEIWCFQAGDAVESLRLHPDGRGERVRLGLNVGAGERLQDVITAGTWQGTRLAPGGRWALVSCVVVPGFEWGDFELGERLPLATRYAAFAGDIAALTRAQPISGRL from the coding sequence ATGAATCCCGGCGGGCTTTCGCCTGAAACGCATACGGCGGAGCAGGTCATCACACTGCTCCGGCTGGAGCCGCTCGCGCAGGAAGGCGGCTTCTTCCGGCGCGAGGCCGAGGCGACCGCCCGGGGCGCCGACGGACGGCTCACTTGGTCCACGATCTATTTTCTGCTCACTCCGGCTGGATTCTCCGCCCTGCATCGGCTCAAGGTGGACGAAATCTGGTGCTTCCAGGCCGGGGATGCCGTGGAATCGTTGCGGCTGCATCCTGACGGACGCGGCGAACGCGTGCGGCTCGGACTGAACGTCGGGGCGGGGGAGCGCCTGCAGGACGTGATCACCGCGGGCACCTGGCAGGGCACGCGGCTCGCGCCGGGCGGGCGTTGGGCCTTGGTCAGCTGCGTGGTCGTGCCCGGGTTCGAGTGGGGCGATTTCGAGCTGGGCGAGCGGCTGCCACTGGCAACCCGCTATGCCGCCTTTGCCGGAGACATCGCGGCCCTCACCCGCGCTCAGCCGATCAGCGGCCGGTTGTAG
- a CDS encoding HNH endonuclease: MEAVLDQPVLVLNRLWQAVNVIAARRAFALLAREHAQVVHQTEDNFRTFSLMDWIDFSAYNPPVEELETVRTINRKVRLPRVILLTFFDKLPCKELKLTRNNVFERDDDKCQYCGHVFPREELNLDHVIPRHYGGKTTWENIVCSCIKCNSRKANRLPHEAHMRLIRKPVRPKWRPVISLVLNNHRHEKWKDFLDVAYWNVELEE; the protein is encoded by the coding sequence ATGGAAGCCGTGCTGGATCAACCGGTGCTCGTGCTGAACCGCCTTTGGCAGGCGGTCAATGTCATCGCGGCGCGTCGCGCCTTCGCCCTGCTGGCCCGCGAACACGCGCAGGTCGTCCATCAGACGGAGGACAACTTCCGCACCTTCTCGCTGATGGATTGGATCGATTTCTCGGCCTACAATCCCCCGGTTGAGGAACTGGAGACGGTCCGCACGATCAACCGCAAGGTGCGGCTGCCGCGGGTCATCCTGCTTACGTTTTTCGACAAGCTGCCCTGCAAGGAGCTGAAGCTCACGCGCAACAACGTCTTCGAGCGGGATGACGACAAGTGCCAGTATTGCGGCCACGTTTTCCCCCGCGAGGAACTGAACCTCGACCACGTGATTCCGCGCCACTACGGCGGCAAGACGACCTGGGAGAACATCGTGTGCTCGTGCATCAAGTGCAATTCCCGCAAGGCCAACCGCCTTCCGCACGAGGCCCACATGCGGCTTATCCGCAAGCCCGTGCGCCCGAAGTGGCGTCCGGTCATCAGTCTCGTGCTCAACAATCACCGGCACGAGAAGTGGAAGGACTTCCTCGATGTCGCCTACTGGAATGTGGAGCTGGAGGAGTGA